One Cupriavidus taiwanensis DNA window includes the following coding sequences:
- a CDS encoding sialidase family protein: protein MQGVRHGFRPLVAGLVMACAALAASAQTHGDHSGHGGQAGQAKAKTSELGTGAAFDRDGKLWIAYKDGPHVAVRSSRDYGRSFSEARHVNATPEPVAADHESRPKVATGRDGEIYITWTQPLPKPWTGFIRFARSTDGGQTFAEPLTVHANRDQIAHRFDALAVDPAGRVFVSWIDKRDVAAAEARRQPYAGAAIYYAVSADHGKTFRGDYKIADQSCECCRIALTPTPDGKMLALWRHVFPPDARDHALALLGADGKATPMQRATFDDWRIDACPHHGPGASVAPDGTVHMVWFSVRAGKPTVSVGRWRDGKLQAQRPLDDARAQHADIVALNDNDIAVVWKSFDGQQTRLSAMLSKDGGKTWQTRKLAGTGRDSDQPHLLQHAGRAYVLWRTEAEGFQVFALGEEGA from the coding sequence ATCCAAGGCGTTCGCCACGGTTTCCGCCCGCTCGTAGCCGGGCTGGTGATGGCCTGTGCCGCACTGGCCGCGAGCGCGCAAACGCACGGCGATCACAGCGGCCACGGTGGCCAGGCTGGCCAGGCCAAGGCGAAAACGAGCGAACTGGGTACCGGCGCCGCCTTCGACCGCGACGGCAAGCTGTGGATCGCCTACAAGGACGGCCCGCATGTCGCGGTGCGTTCGTCGAGGGACTACGGTCGCAGCTTTAGCGAAGCGCGGCATGTCAATGCCACGCCGGAGCCGGTCGCCGCCGATCACGAAAGCCGGCCCAAGGTGGCCACGGGGCGCGATGGCGAGATCTACATCACCTGGACCCAGCCGTTGCCCAAGCCGTGGACCGGCTTTATCCGCTTTGCACGCTCCACCGACGGCGGCCAGACCTTTGCCGAGCCGCTGACGGTGCATGCCAACCGCGACCAGATCGCGCACCGCTTCGACGCCCTCGCGGTGGACCCGGCCGGACGCGTCTTCGTCAGCTGGATCGACAAGCGCGACGTGGCCGCCGCGGAGGCGCGCCGGCAGCCGTATGCCGGCGCCGCGATCTACTACGCCGTGTCGGCCGATCACGGCAAGACCTTCCGGGGCGACTACAAGATCGCCGACCAGTCGTGCGAATGCTGCCGCATCGCGCTGACGCCCACGCCGGACGGCAAGATGCTGGCGCTGTGGCGCCATGTGTTCCCGCCCGACGCGCGCGACCATGCGCTGGCGCTGCTGGGTGCGGACGGCAAGGCCACGCCGATGCAGCGCGCCACCTTCGACGACTGGCGCATCGACGCCTGCCCGCACCACGGCCCCGGCGCTTCGGTGGCGCCCGACGGCACGGTGCACATGGTGTGGTTCAGCGTGCGCGCCGGCAAGCCGACGGTGTCGGTGGGGCGCTGGCGTGATGGCAAGCTGCAGGCGCAACGCCCGCTCGATGATGCGCGCGCGCAGCATGCCGATATCGTCGCGCTGAACGACAACGACATCGCGGTGGTGTGGAAATCGTTCGACGGCCAGCAGACGCGTTTGTCGGCGATGCTGTCGAAAGACGGCGGCAAGACCTGGCAGACGCGCAAGCTGGCCGGTACCGGGCGCGACTCCGACCAGCCGCACCTGCTGCAGCACGCCGGCCGCGCCTACGTGCTGTGGCGCACGGAGGCAGAAGGCTTCCAGGTCTTCGCGCTGGGCGAGGAGGGCGCATGA
- a CDS encoding Bug family tripartite tricarboxylate transporter substrate binding protein: MTAANPFRRQLLKASAALGACALAPTLARAQAWPAKPIRLVVPFAPGGSSEIVARSTAAELTKLLGVSVFVENKPGAAGNIAMGEVARADDNHTLILGHIGTLAVNPFIFPKLPYDPVKDFRAISLLSKVPSLYVVHPDLPAKNLKEFVALAKSKPGKLNYGSAGNGSAGHLAFEYLKAATGTFITHVPYRGSGPQITDLLSGRLDAAAVGAPAILQFIKAGKVRCIATGTTQRIAQLPDVPTVAEQGYPGFEMTQWYGLLAPASLPQAAADKLADATMKAVKSQTSVERLSADAAIVVGGTPAEFSRFIAQEQQRWKPIIARASIKPD, encoded by the coding sequence ATGACCGCAGCCAATCCCTTTCGCCGCCAACTGCTCAAGGCCAGCGCCGCGTTGGGCGCGTGCGCGCTGGCACCTACGCTTGCTCGCGCGCAGGCCTGGCCGGCCAAGCCGATCCGGCTGGTGGTGCCGTTCGCGCCGGGCGGCAGCTCGGAGATCGTCGCGCGCTCGACCGCGGCGGAGCTGACCAAGCTGCTCGGCGTGTCGGTGTTCGTGGAGAACAAGCCAGGCGCCGCCGGCAATATCGCCATGGGCGAAGTCGCGCGCGCGGATGACAACCACACGCTGATCCTCGGCCATATCGGCACGCTGGCGGTCAATCCCTTCATCTTCCCCAAGCTGCCGTACGACCCGGTCAAGGACTTCCGCGCGATCTCGCTGCTGTCCAAGGTGCCGAGCCTGTATGTGGTCCATCCCGACCTGCCTGCGAAGAACCTGAAGGAATTCGTCGCGCTCGCCAAGAGCAAGCCCGGCAAGCTCAACTATGGTTCGGCCGGCAACGGCAGTGCCGGCCACCTGGCCTTCGAATACCTGAAGGCCGCCACCGGCACCTTCATCACCCACGTGCCGTACCGCGGCAGCGGCCCGCAGATCACCGACCTGCTGTCCGGCCGGCTGGATGCCGCCGCGGTTGGTGCGCCGGCCATCCTGCAGTTCATCAAGGCGGGCAAGGTGCGCTGCATCGCCACCGGCACCACCCAGCGCATTGCGCAGCTGCCTGACGTGCCGACGGTGGCGGAGCAGGGCTATCCCGGCTTCGAGATGACGCAGTGGTACGGCCTGCTGGCGCCGGCATCGCTGCCCCAGGCGGCCGCCGACAAGCTCGCGGATGCCACCATGAAGGCCGTGAAGAGCCAGACTTCGGTCGAGCGCCTGAGCGCTGACGCGGCCATCGTGGTGGGCGGCACGCCGGCGGAATTCTCGCGCTTCATCGCGCAAGAACAGCAGCGCTGGAAGCCGATCATTGCGCGGGCCAGCATCAAGCCGGACTGA
- a CDS encoding DUF3597 domain-containing protein — protein sequence MSIFKDILNKLLGKDKPAATTSATTTASTPPPAASPTSAGAPAGTAPASGTGAAPAGNVQGTTGTPAGAQAAPLSGVDIEAIMDRKVTESGQTLNWRTSIVDTMKALGIDSSLEHRKELARELHYDGDMNDSAAMNVWLHKRLMQELAANGGKLPKELS from the coding sequence ATGAGCATCTTCAAGGACATCCTCAACAAGCTGCTGGGGAAGGACAAGCCCGCCGCCACCACCTCTGCGACGACCACTGCGTCCACCCCACCGCCCGCTGCCTCGCCGACTTCCGCAGGCGCGCCGGCCGGCACTGCGCCAGCGTCCGGCACCGGCGCGGCGCCCGCTGGCAACGTCCAGGGCACGACGGGCACGCCGGCCGGGGCGCAAGCGGCGCCGCTGTCGGGCGTCGATATCGAGGCCATCATGGACCGGAAGGTGACGGAGAGCGGGCAGACGCTGAACTGGCGCACGTCCATCGTCGATACGATGAAGGCGCTGGGCATCGACAGCAGCCTGGAGCACCGCAAGGAACTCGCGCGCGAACTCCACTACGACGGCGACATGAACGACTCCGCGGCGATGAACGTCTGGCTGCACAAGCGCCTGATGCAGGAACTGGCGGCCAACGGCGGCAAGCTGCCGAAGGAATTGTCCTGA
- a CDS encoding MBL fold metallo-hydrolase, translated as MKPSRLLSMLTGIVLTCAAALAAAAPAPTANPGGATSADRADHFRVTLLGTGTPVPSPTRAGYSTLVEAGGQKLVFDFGRNVSVRLWQLRIPLGSIDAHFLTHFHSDHLVGLPDLWLTGWLRPPYGRRDQPMALYGPAGTRALADGLRQAFAADIAIRHKDEGSALAGITIAAHDVAPGVVYEKDGVRVTAFENDHGDNIRPSYGYRIDYRGRVVVLSGDTRFSPAVVAQARNADVLVHCVTLIPDALLASNPAYRAIYDHLSSPEDAARVFQAAAPKLAVFSHIGLNGDATVGQIIERVRKTYAGELLVGEDLTRVEIGLDGGAGKPGSIAVWQEKP; from the coding sequence ATGAAACCATCCCGCTTGCTGTCGATGCTGACCGGCATCGTGCTGACCTGCGCCGCGGCGCTCGCGGCCGCCGCGCCGGCCCCCACCGCCAACCCCGGCGGCGCAACCAGCGCCGACCGCGCCGACCATTTCCGCGTGACGCTGCTTGGCACCGGCACGCCGGTGCCGTCGCCCACCCGCGCCGGCTACAGCACGCTGGTGGAAGCCGGTGGCCAGAAGCTGGTCTTTGATTTCGGCCGCAACGTATCGGTGCGCCTGTGGCAGTTGCGGATTCCGCTGGGCAGCATCGATGCGCATTTCCTCACCCACTTCCATTCCGATCACCTGGTGGGCCTGCCCGACCTGTGGCTGACCGGCTGGCTGCGCCCGCCCTACGGCCGCCGCGACCAGCCCATGGCGCTGTACGGCCCGGCGGGCACGCGCGCGCTGGCAGACGGCCTGCGCCAGGCCTTTGCCGCCGACATCGCGATCCGGCACAAGGACGAGGGCAGCGCGCTCGCCGGCATCACCATCGCTGCGCATGACGTGGCGCCCGGCGTCGTCTACGAGAAGGACGGCGTGCGCGTGACGGCGTTCGAGAACGACCACGGCGACAATATCCGCCCCTCGTATGGCTACCGCATCGACTATCGCGGCCGCGTGGTGGTGCTGTCGGGCGATACCCGCTTCAGCCCCGCCGTGGTGGCGCAGGCCAGGAACGCGGACGTGCTGGTGCATTGCGTCACGCTGATCCCGGACGCGCTGCTGGCTTCCAACCCGGCGTACCGCGCCATCTACGACCACCTGTCTTCGCCCGAGGATGCCGCCCGGGTGTTCCAGGCCGCGGCGCCCAAACTGGCCGTGTTCAGCCACATCGGCCTGAACGGCGATGCCACGGTCGGGCAGATCATCGAGCGCGTGCGCAAGACCTACGCCGGCGAGCTGCTGGTTGGCGAAGACCTGACCCGCGTGGAAATCGGGCTGGATGGCGGTGCCGGCAAGCCGGGCAGCATTGCGGTGTGGCAGGAGAAGCCGTGA
- a CDS encoding TlpA family protein disulfide reductase, whose product MMRSRRQLLAAAVAAAATCALMVGTANAADRVAVFDSANASRIAASQRGKPFVLVVWSLDCVYCKRNFDALGKLRAKHPGLRVVTLATDSAEALPQVQQVLDRVKLTNHAWVFGHEPQERLRYAVDPDWMGEMPRTYFYRADGQRQGVSGVISEGDWARHLRWAGIAG is encoded by the coding sequence ATGATGCGATCGCGCCGCCAACTGCTCGCTGCCGCCGTTGCTGCCGCCGCCACCTGCGCGCTGATGGTCGGCACCGCCAATGCTGCCGACCGGGTGGCCGTGTTCGATTCCGCCAACGCGTCGCGCATTGCCGCCAGCCAGCGCGGCAAGCCCTTCGTGCTGGTGGTGTGGTCGCTGGATTGCGTCTATTGCAAGCGCAACTTCGACGCGCTCGGCAAGCTGCGTGCGAAGCATCCCGGGTTGCGCGTCGTTACGCTGGCGACGGACAGCGCCGAAGCCTTGCCGCAGGTGCAACAGGTGCTCGATCGCGTGAAGCTGACGAACCATGCATGGGTGTTCGGGCACGAGCCGCAGGAACGGCTGCGCTATGCGGTCGACCCGGACTGGATGGGCGAGATGCCGCGCACTTACTTCTACCGCGCCGACGGCCAGCGCCAGGGCGTGTCCGGCGTGATCAGCGAAGGCGACTGGGCCCGGCACCTGCGCTGGGCCGGCATCGCCGGCTGA
- a CDS encoding TonB-dependent receptor encodes MKKNRIALAVSAALMGPAVAAAQAVEAPAPLQEVVVSARPERGETPAIPPNTPAPAYGITSTRMADFNVVNTEDALKYAPNLAVRKRFIGDMNSIISVRSTSSRQSARGLVYADGLLLSNLLGSDFSFPPRWSLVNAAEIERMDVLYGPYSALYPGNSLGATVLITTRTPEKFEGDASVQMFTQRFGLYGTHDNFNGVHANAYVGDRAGAFSWLVSVDRQDSKSQPLSFYTASRSTRPAGAADTPVSGAYFDQDQSGRDRVVMGVNSEGVTHTVQDQLKLKLGYDITSTLQAQFTAAYWQQDRSNATGSYLRDASGNVVSGGPVNIGGNQYVIPANAFAPGNGEDARWLYGLSLRTRNQSGWNFSGVASLFDVSKDVSRSASTVGNGPGTVTYGDGTGWRTLDLKADYRPQQLQGGHWVTFGYHYDNYRLSNTTYNTSDWRAATITAFNNAFSGKTETQALYAQDAWYFAEDWKLIPGVRYEHWRAYDGSRSQPGVDIGYPVRSESNWSPKLALEKAFGQDWLGRLSLGQAYRYPTVSELFQGRITGTALINNDPNLRPERSFSKDLTFERTVEASSFRVSLYEDDIRDALVSQTNTTVFPTVTSFQNVDRVRTRGIELAYDGRDVLVSGFDLSASGAYNHSKTLENANNPASVGKYFYRIPKWRANVVGTYRFTPAWAGTLAMTYSGRQYNTLDNSDTNPDTFGGTSSFLTFDVKVTYKPARNVRLGLGIDNLTDQRYYVYHPYPGRTFYAEAKLSF; translated from the coding sequence GTGAAGAAAAATCGCATTGCGCTGGCCGTTTCGGCAGCGCTGATGGGCCCCGCCGTGGCCGCCGCGCAGGCGGTGGAGGCGCCCGCGCCGCTGCAGGAGGTGGTGGTATCGGCCCGCCCCGAGCGCGGCGAGACGCCGGCGATCCCGCCCAACACCCCGGCGCCGGCCTATGGCATCACCAGCACGCGCATGGCCGACTTCAATGTGGTCAATACCGAAGACGCGCTCAAGTACGCGCCCAACCTCGCCGTGCGCAAGCGCTTTATCGGCGATATGAACTCGATCATCTCGGTGCGCAGCACCAGTTCGCGCCAGTCGGCGCGCGGGCTGGTCTATGCCGACGGCCTGCTGCTGTCCAACCTGCTGGGCTCGGACTTCAGCTTCCCGCCGCGCTGGTCGCTGGTCAATGCCGCCGAGATCGAGCGCATGGACGTGCTGTACGGCCCGTATTCGGCGCTGTATCCCGGCAATTCTCTGGGTGCGACGGTGCTGATCACCACGCGCACGCCGGAGAAGTTCGAAGGCGATGCCAGCGTGCAGATGTTCACGCAGCGCTTCGGCCTGTATGGCACCCACGACAACTTCAACGGGGTGCATGCCAACGCCTATGTGGGCGACCGCGCCGGCGCGTTCTCGTGGCTGGTCAGCGTGGACCGGCAGGACAGCAAGAGCCAGCCGCTGAGCTTCTATACCGCGTCGCGCTCGACGCGGCCCGCTGGCGCGGCGGACACGCCGGTCTCGGGCGCGTATTTCGACCAGGACCAGAGCGGGCGCGACCGCGTGGTGATGGGCGTGAACAGCGAGGGCGTCACGCACACGGTGCAGGACCAGCTCAAGCTCAAGCTGGGCTACGACATCACCAGCACGCTGCAGGCGCAGTTCACCGCCGCATACTGGCAGCAGGACCGCTCCAACGCCACCGGCAGCTACCTGCGCGATGCCAGCGGCAACGTGGTGTCGGGCGGCCCGGTGAATATCGGCGGCAACCAGTACGTGATTCCCGCCAACGCGTTCGCGCCGGGCAATGGCGAGGACGCGCGCTGGCTCTACGGGCTGTCGCTGCGCACGCGCAACCAGAGCGGCTGGAATTTTTCCGGGGTGGCGTCGCTGTTCGATGTCAGCAAGGATGTAAGCCGCAGCGCCAGCACCGTCGGCAACGGACCGGGCACGGTGACATATGGCGACGGCACCGGCTGGCGCACGCTCGACCTGAAGGCCGACTACCGCCCGCAGCAGCTGCAGGGCGGGCACTGGGTCACCTTCGGCTACCACTATGACAACTACCGGCTGAGCAACACCACCTACAACACCTCGGACTGGCGCGCGGCCACCATCACCGCGTTCAACAACGCCTTTAGCGGCAAGACCGAGACCCAGGCGCTCTATGCGCAGGACGCCTGGTACTTCGCCGAGGACTGGAAGCTGATCCCCGGCGTGCGCTACGAGCACTGGCGCGCCTATGACGGCAGCCGCAGCCAGCCCGGCGTGGATATCGGCTATCCGGTGAGGAGCGAATCCAACTGGTCGCCCAAGCTGGCGCTGGAGAAGGCCTTCGGGCAGGACTGGCTGGGCCGGCTGTCGCTGGGCCAGGCGTATCGCTACCCGACCGTCAGCGAGCTGTTCCAGGGCCGCATCACCGGCACCGCGCTGATCAACAACGACCCCAACCTGCGGCCGGAACGATCGTTCTCGAAGGACCTGACCTTCGAGCGCACGGTGGAGGCATCGAGCTTCCGGGTATCGCTGTACGAGGACGATATCCGCGATGCGCTGGTCAGCCAGACCAACACCACGGTATTCCCCACCGTCACCAGCTTCCAGAACGTCGACCGGGTGCGCACGCGCGGCATCGAGCTGGCCTATGACGGGCGCGACGTGCTGGTGAGCGGCTTCGACCTGTCGGCCAGCGGCGCCTACAACCATTCGAAGACGCTGGAGAACGCCAACAACCCGGCTTCGGTGGGCAAGTATTTCTACCGCATCCCGAAGTGGCGCGCCAACGTGGTGGGGACGTATCGCTTCACGCCGGCATGGGCGGGCACGCTGGCGATGACCTATTCGGGCCGACAGTACAATACGCTCGACAATTCGGACACCAACCCCGACACCTTTGGCGGCACCAGCAGCTTCCTGACCTTCGACGTCAAGGTGACCTACAAGCCCGCGCGCAATGTGCGGCTCGGGCTTGGCATCGACAACCTCACCGACCAGCGCTATTACGTCTACCACCCGTATCCGGGGCGGACGTTCTATGCCGAGGCGAAACTTTCCTTCTGA
- a CDS encoding D-amino acid dehydrogenase: MRAGSHPGRSWNLQIMKSIAVIGGGITGVTTAYALARRGFSVTLFERHRYAAMETSFANGGQLSASNAEVWTHWSTIVKGMKWMLRNDAPLLVNPRPGWHKLSWFAEFIAAIPHYRRNTIETARLAIAAREHLFAWAAQEGIDFDLKKKGILHIYRDKAGFEHAGRVSALLAQGGLERRAVTPGEMRAIEPTLAGTYYGGYFTESDSTGDIHKFTSGLAAAIDRLGVRCLYGQDVRAVKTDGRRATVTVQDGADTATSTFDGAVICAGTASRALAAGLGDRVNIYPVKGYSITVNLTDAASRAAAPVVSLLDDETKLVTSRLGDDRFRVAGTAEFNGTNRDIRADRIRPLVEWVQQCFPGVSTRSVVPWAGLRPMMPDMLPRVGRGRAACIFYNTGHGHLGWTLSAVTADMVAGVVDQAMGSVPAIVPGAVLAPVRA, translated from the coding sequence GTGCGCGCGGGCTCCCACCCCGGACGTTCCTGGAACCTGCAGATCATGAAATCAATCGCTGTCATCGGCGGTGGCATCACGGGTGTCACCACGGCCTACGCGCTGGCGCGGCGCGGATTCTCCGTCACGCTGTTCGAACGGCACCGCTATGCCGCCATGGAGACCTCGTTCGCCAACGGCGGCCAGTTGTCGGCCTCCAACGCCGAGGTCTGGACCCACTGGTCGACCATCGTCAAGGGCATGAAGTGGATGCTGCGCAACGACGCCCCGCTGCTGGTCAATCCCCGGCCGGGCTGGCACAAGCTGTCGTGGTTCGCCGAATTCATCGCCGCGATCCCCCACTACCGCCGCAACACCATCGAGACCGCGCGCCTGGCCATCGCGGCGCGCGAGCACCTGTTTGCCTGGGCCGCGCAGGAAGGCATTGATTTCGACCTGAAGAAAAAGGGCATTCTCCATATCTACCGCGACAAGGCCGGCTTCGAGCATGCCGGCCGGGTCTCCGCGCTGCTGGCGCAGGGCGGGCTGGAGCGGCGCGCCGTAACGCCCGGGGAGATGCGAGCGATCGAGCCGACGCTGGCGGGCACTTACTACGGCGGTTACTTTACCGAGAGCGATTCCACCGGCGACATCCACAAGTTCACCAGCGGCCTGGCGGCAGCCATCGATCGGCTTGGCGTGCGCTGCCTGTACGGCCAGGACGTTCGGGCAGTGAAGACCGACGGCAGGCGCGCCACCGTCACCGTGCAGGACGGCGCCGACACGGCCACCTCCACCTTCGACGGCGCCGTGATCTGCGCCGGCACCGCCAGCCGCGCGCTCGCCGCCGGGCTGGGCGACCGCGTCAACATCTATCCGGTCAAGGGCTATTCGATCACGGTCAACCTGACCGACGCAGCCAGCCGCGCCGCCGCACCGGTGGTCAGCCTGCTAGACGACGAAACCAAGCTGGTCACCAGCCGCCTGGGCGACGACCGCTTCCGCGTGGCCGGCACCGCCGAATTCAACGGCACCAACCGTGACATCCGCGCCGACCGCATCCGCCCGCTGGTGGAATGGGTGCAGCAATGCTTCCCTGGTGTCAGCACGCGCAGCGTGGTGCCATGGGCCGGGCTGCGGCCGATGATGCCCGATATGCTGCCGCGCGTGGGGCGCGGGCGGGCGGCCTGCATCTTCTACAACACCGGGCACGGGCATTTGGGGTGGACCTTGTCGGCGGTGACGGCGGACATGGTGGCGGGGGTTGTGGACCAGGCAATGGGGAGTGTGCCGGCGATCGTGCCGGGCGCGGTTTTGGCGCCGGTGCGCGCCTGA
- a CDS encoding porin codes for MKFRIIATLVTAAILAAMPLAAAAQSVTLYGVIDTGVEFLNHVGAAGNTVVRQPSLAATVPSRWGLRGTEDLGNGLKGVFVLESGFAPDSGVSNQGARLFGRQAFVGLSGPWGQVGLGRQYTMLFWARLDTDILTSNVYGVGSIDSYIPNTRADNAVSYKGKFGGVTVGATYSLGRDAVNAGPGPAGTNCAGENPADARACREWSAMLMYETDWWGVSAAYDSLRGGPGAFAGLTRSSLKDDRFSLGGYLLLQRTKLGLGLLSRNNQASATPRSDLWFAGVSHDITPAFNLAGEIYYLNYRHSANGAWLGAIRGTYAFSKRTSVYATAGYIDNRGQSALSVSGGSPGGNAAPGGNQAGVMLGIKQIF; via the coding sequence ATGAAATTCCGCATCATTGCGACCCTGGTGACGGCCGCAATCCTCGCGGCCATGCCGCTGGCGGCGGCAGCGCAGTCCGTGACGCTCTACGGCGTCATCGATACAGGCGTGGAATTCCTGAACCACGTCGGCGCGGCCGGCAATACCGTGGTGCGACAGCCCTCGCTGGCGGCGACCGTGCCGTCGCGCTGGGGCTTGCGCGGCACTGAGGATCTCGGCAACGGGTTGAAGGGGGTGTTCGTGCTGGAATCGGGGTTTGCGCCGGATTCCGGGGTGTCGAACCAGGGCGCGCGCCTGTTCGGGCGGCAGGCCTTCGTCGGGCTGAGCGGTCCGTGGGGGCAGGTCGGGCTGGGGCGCCAGTACACCATGCTGTTCTGGGCCAGGCTGGATACCGACATCCTGACCTCCAACGTCTATGGCGTGGGCTCGATCGACAGCTATATCCCCAACACGCGCGCCGACAACGCGGTGTCGTACAAGGGCAAGTTCGGCGGCGTCACTGTCGGCGCGACGTACAGCCTGGGCCGCGATGCCGTCAATGCCGGCCCCGGACCGGCCGGCACCAACTGCGCCGGCGAGAACCCGGCGGACGCGCGCGCCTGCCGCGAATGGTCCGCCATGCTGATGTACGAGACCGACTGGTGGGGCGTGAGCGCGGCCTACGATTCGCTGCGCGGCGGCCCCGGCGCCTTTGCCGGCCTGACCCGCAGCAGCCTGAAAGACGACCGCTTCTCGCTGGGCGGCTACCTGCTGCTGCAGCGGACCAAGCTGGGCCTGGGCCTGCTGTCGCGCAACAACCAGGCGAGCGCCACCCCGCGCAGCGACCTGTGGTTCGCGGGGGTGTCCCATGACATCACGCCGGCGTTCAACCTTGCCGGCGAAATCTATTACCTGAACTACCGGCACAGCGCCAACGGCGCCTGGCTCGGCGCGATCCGCGGCACCTATGCGTTCTCGAAGCGGACTTCCGTCTATGCCACCGCCGGCTATATCGACAATCGCGGCCAGTCGGCGCTGTCGGTCAGCGGCGGCAGCCCGGGCGGCAATGCCGCGCCGGGCGGCAACCAGGCCGGCGTCATGCTGGGCATCAAGCAGATCTTCTGA